In a single window of the Mauremys reevesii isolate NIE-2019 linkage group 3, ASM1616193v1, whole genome shotgun sequence genome:
- the LOC120401776 gene encoding cytochrome P450 2K6-like: MEWMDPISIFLLFVLTILFIMKTEKFWNSSFREDFPPGPKPLPIIGNLHIMDLKRPYRTMLELSKKYGPVFSIQMGCQKMVVLSGYESVKEALVNQADAFAERPKVPVFEEISKGYGVIFSHGNNWKVMRRFTLTTLRDFGMGKRATEDRIVEESGFLIKDVESHKGKPFEIATIMNAAVANIIVSILLGERFDYKNPTFLRLLSLISENIRLAGSPSVTLYNMFPALGFLLKNFKILLQNTSELHSFIQLTFIERLKGLDKNDQRSFIDAFLVRQQEEKSNTNGYFHNANLIRLVTNLFAAGMETSSTTLRWGLLLMMKYPQIQSKVQEEIARVIGSAQPRIEHRTKMPYTDAVVHEIQRFANILPMDLPHETTEDVTLKGYFIPKGTYIIPLLASVLRDESQWKKPDTFNPEHFLDSKGKFVKNEAFMPFSAGRRICAGETLARMELFLFFTSLLQRFTFHPPPGVTSSDLDLTPAVGFTTPPMPHKICAVPRS, translated from the exons ATGGAGTGGATGGATCCCATTTCCATATTTTTACTTTTTGTCCTGACAATTCTGTTTAttatgaaaactgaaaaattctgGAATAGCAGCTTCAGAGAGGATTTCCCCCCGGGACCAAAGCCTTTACCCATCATTGGAAATCTGCATATAATGGACCTGAAGAGACCCTACCGGACTATGCTGGAG CTGTCAAAAAAATATGGCCCAGTCTTCAGCATTCAGATGGGATGTCAGAAAATGGTCGTGCTGTCAGGATACGAGTCGGTGAAGGAGGCTCTTGTGAACCAGGCAGATGCATTTGCAGAGAGACCTAAAGTCCCAGTATTTGAAGAGATTTCCAAAGGATATG GTGTTATTTTTTCTCATGGCAATAACTGGAAAGTGATGCGAAGATTTACTCTCACGACCTTACGAGACTTTGGAATGGGCAAGAGGGCCACAGAGGACCGGATTGTTGAAGAGTCTGGATTTCTGATTAAGGATGTTGAATCTCATAAAG GAAAGCCCTTTGAGATCGCTACAATTATGAATGCTGCAGTTGCCAATATCATTGTGTCAATATTACTTGGAGAACGGTTTGACTACAAAAATCCCACATTCTTAAGACTACTAAGTTTGATAAGTGAAAACATCAGGCTGGCTGGAAGTCCATCAGTTACG CTATATAACATGTTCCCAGCCCTTGGATTTCTACTCAAGAATTTCAAGATTCTTTTGCAGAACACAAGTGAATTGCATTCTTTTATACAGCTTACTTTCATAGAACGCCTCAAAGGACTGGACAAAAATGATCAGAGAAGTTTTATTGATGCATTCCTTGTAAGACAACAGGAG gagaaAAGTAATACCAATGGATATTTCCATAATGCCAACTTAATAAGACTTGTGACCAACTTATTTGCTGCTGGCATGGAGACCAGTTCCACCACGCTGCGCTGGGGACTTCTGCTAATGATGAAATACCCCCAAATTCAGA GCAAAGTCCAAGAAGAGATCGCAAGAGTTATAGGATCAGCCCAGCCACGAATCGAACATCGAACTAAAATGCCATATACGGATGCAGTTGTCCATGAAATTCAGAGGTTTGCTAATATCCTACCCATGGACTTGCCTCATGAAACTACTGAGGATGTTACTCTTAAAGGCTACTTTATTCCAAAG GGAACTTACATCATCCCCTTACTGGCCTCTGTACTGCGGGATGAATCTCAGTGGAAGAAACCAGATACATTCAATCCTGAGCATTTTCTTGACTCCAAAGGAAAGTTTGTAAAGAACGAGGCTTTCATGCCTTTTTCAGCAG GTCGGAGGATCTGTGCAGGCGAGACTCTTGCCAGAATGGAGCTCTTCCTCTTCTTTACAAGCCTCCTGCAGAGGTTCACTTTCCATCCTCCTCCTGGAGTTACCAGCTCAGACCTGGACCTCACCCCGGCAGTTGGGTTTACCACACCCCCAATGCCGCATAAGATCTGTGCTGTGCCACGTTCTTAG